The Scyliorhinus canicula unplaced genomic scaffold, sScyCan1.1, whole genome shotgun sequence genome window below encodes:
- the LOC119961663 gene encoding zinc finger protein 239-like isoform X2 — translation MEKPWKCGDCEKGFRAPSELETHRRIHTGERPFSCSQCGKGFTEVYTLQTHQRVHTGERPFTCSQCGKGFCDSSRLLRHQRIHTGERPFTCSQCGKGFNQLSTLQKHQRVHTGERPFSCQCGKEFTEVYSLQSHQRVHTGERPFTCSQCGKGFCDSSRLLRHQRIHTGERPFTCPQCGKGFTQSSHLQQHQRVHTGERPFACCQCGKGFTQLSHLQSHQRVHSGERPFICSQCGKGFCDSSRLLRHQLIHTGERPFTCPQCGKGFTELCSLEKHQRVHTGERPFTCSQCGKGFTQLSHLRRHQRVHTGERPFTCSQCGKGFTRLSHLRRHQLVHTGERLLSVWEGIHSVIQPADTPASSHWGDAVHFLM, via the coding sequence atggagaaaccgtggaaatgtggggactgtgagaagggattccgagccccatcagagctggaaactcatcgacgcattcacactggggagaggccgttctcctgctcccagtgtgggaaaggatttactgaagtatacaccctgcagacacaccagcgagttcacactggggagaggccattcacctgctctcagtgtgggaaaggattttgtGATTCGTCTCGCCTattgagacaccagcgaattcacactggggagaggccattcacatgctctcagtgtgggaaaggatttaatcAATTATCCACCCTACAgaaacaccaacgagttcacaccggggagagaccattctcCTGCCAGTGTGGGAAAGAATTTACTGAAGTAtacagcctgcagtcacaccagcgagttcacactggggagaggccattcacgtgctctcagtgtgggaaaggattttgtGATTCGTCCCGCCTgttgagacaccagcgaattcacacaggggagaggccatttacctgccctcagtgtgggaaaggatttactcaatcatcccacctgcagcagcaccagcgagtccacactggggagaggccattcgcctgctgtcagtgtgggaagggattcactcagttgtctcacctgcagtcacaccagcgagttcactccggggagaggccattcatctgctcccagtgtgggaaaggattttgtGATTCATCTCGCCTGTTGAGACACCAGctaattcacacaggggagaggccattcacctgccctcagtgtgggaaaggatttactgaacTGTGTAGTTtggagaaacaccagcgagttcacactggcgagaggccattcacctgctctcagtgtgggaagggattcactcagttatctcaccttcggagacaccagcgagttcacactggggagaggccgttcacctgctctcagtgtgggaagggattcactcggttatctcacctgcggagacatcagctagttcacactggggagaggctgctctcagtgtgggaagggattcactcggttatccaacctgcggacacaccagcgagttcacactggggagacgccGTCCACTTCTTAATGTGA
- the LOC119961663 gene encoding gastrula zinc finger protein XlCGF26.1-like isoform X1, with product MEGKSIVHSAGKPYTCCVCGRGFTRSTGLTSHKCSHTEEKLWNCAECGKGFTYPSHLETHRRRHTGERPFTCSKCGKGFTESSNLSVHQRVHTGERPFNCSKCGKGFTQTSALLRHQRVHTGERPFTCSDCGKGFTEPSNLSTHQRVHTGERPFTCSDCGKGFTVSANLLRHQRVHTDERPFQCPDCGECYKCSGDLMIHQRVHTDERPFRCSHCATGFRRSYQLTVHQRIHTGERPFICSECGKGFTQSSTLLRHQRIHTGERPFICSECGKGFTQSAQLASHQQLETHRRIHTGERPFSCSQCGKGFTEVYTLQTHQRVHTGERPFTCSQCGKGFCDSSRLLRHQRIHTGERPFTCSQCGKGFNQLSTLQKHQRVHTGERPFSCQCGKEFTEVYSLQSHQRVHTGERPFTCSQCGKGFCDSSRLLRHQRIHTGERPFTCPQCGKGFTQSSHLQQHQRVHTGERPFACCQCGKGFTQLSHLQSHQRVHSGERPFICSQCGKGFCDSSRLLRHQLIHTGERPFTCPQCGKGFTELCSLEKHQRVHTGERPFTCSQCGKGFTQLSHLRRHQRVHTGERPFTCSQCGKGFTRLSHLRRHQLVHTGERLLSVWEGIHSVIQPADTPASSHWGDAVHFLM from the exons atggaaggaaaaagcatcgttcacagtgcggggaaaccgtacacgtgttgtgtgtgtggacgaggattcactcGATCAACAGGCCTCACAagtcacaaatgcagtcacactgaggagaaactgtgGAATTGTGcggagtgtgggaaaggattcacttacccatcccacctggaaactcatcgacgccgtcacactggggagagaccattcacctgctccaagtgtgggaagggattcactgagtcatctaaTCTGTccgtacaccagcgagttcacactggggagaggccatttaactgctccaagtgtgggaagggattcactcagacatcggccctgctgagacaccagcgagttcatactggagagagaccattcacctgctccgactgtgggaagggattcactgagccaTCTAatctgtccacacaccagcgagttcacactggggagaggccattcacctgctccgactgtgggaaaggatttactgtttcagccaacctgctgagacaccagcgagttcacacagatgagagaccgtttcaatgccCAGACTGCGGGGAATGCTATAAATGTTCTGGGGATCTGATgatccatcaacgtgttcacactgacgagagaccgtttaggtgctctcactgtgcgactgggttcagacgatcatatcagctcactgtacatcagcgaattcacactggggagagaccattcatctgctccgagtgtgggaagggattcactcagtcatccaccctgctgagacaccagcgcattcacactggggagagaccattcatctgctctgaatgtgggaagggattcacacagtctGCCCAACTCGCCtcacaccaac agctggaaactcatcgacgcattcacactggggagaggccgttctcctgctcccagtgtgggaaaggatttactgaagtatacaccctgcagacacaccagcgagttcacactggggagaggccattcacctgctctcagtgtgggaaaggattttgtGATTCGTCTCGCCTattgagacaccagcgaattcacactggggagaggccattcacatgctctcagtgtgggaaaggatttaatcAATTATCCACCCTACAgaaacaccaacgagttcacaccggggagagaccattctcCTGCCAGTGTGGGAAAGAATTTACTGAAGTAtacagcctgcagtcacaccagcgagttcacactggggagaggccattcacgtgctctcagtgtgggaaaggattttgtGATTCGTCCCGCCTgttgagacaccagcgaattcacacaggggagaggccatttacctgccctcagtgtgggaaaggatttactcaatcatcccacctgcagcagcaccagcgagtccacactggggagaggccattcgcctgctgtcagtgtgggaagggattcactcagttgtctcacctgcagtcacaccagcgagttcactccggggagaggccattcatctgctcccagtgtgggaaaggattttgtGATTCATCTCGCCTGTTGAGACACCAGctaattcacacaggggagaggccattcacctgccctcagtgtgggaaaggatttactgaacTGTGTAGTTtggagaaacaccagcgagttcacactggcgagaggccattcacctgctctcagtgtgggaagggattcactcagttatctcaccttcggagacaccagcgagttcacactggggagaggccgttcacctgctctcagtgtgggaagggattcactcggttatctcacctgcggagacatcagctagttcacactggggagaggctgctctcagtgtgggaagggattcactcggttatccaacctgcggacacaccagcgagttcacactggggagacgccGTCCACTTCTTAATGTGA